In Dehalococcoidia bacterium, the following are encoded in one genomic region:
- a CDS encoding HD domain-containing phosphohydrolase has translation MGETGVLDTLDRLTARVFTSAEPGRTARMAAVGGAFLAVVALQLAHMLGFAPVADEAWAAASMLAAALPIALAAAYLGWKAAAIPGLTLALLHLMEYLYTDMGVEHLIHAIAILFVGFLMSWAVAHQRSRFLETHRLLDETTRLNTQLDAQRKTAEARAQRLEALRTITQAIASNTEVSDAMRAALESTAKALGMDGGFIYRFSPETQTLLLMHFYGVSPEALARIRTIALGEGLVGHVAATREPYSIENVDTHTGQVKPLQNTPLATGVRAISRLSIPLVTASAELLGVVTLLSARPHPFASEDMSFLEMVGSEIASAIEHAGLLETATREARQAEALSRANRETEEQVDASLANWALEYGHDRVEARFPFLAGSTKRIQTLADRLAGDLFLSEVHRNALALAVNSRDAGLLAIPDGIISKTGPLTAEECVQMQKHPQLSLRFLACLHLLRNPAPSDVLPLIAHHHERWDGTGYPDGLRGEQIPLGARIIAVTEAYEALTHDRPYRRCYSHQEALAILHEGAGSQWDPAVVKALIDSFGA, from the coding sequence ATGGGTGAGACTGGGGTTCTGGACACGCTTGACAGGCTGACCGCACGTGTTTTCACGTCCGCGGAGCCAGGTCGTACCGCGCGGATGGCCGCAGTGGGCGGCGCTTTCCTGGCGGTGGTGGCGCTGCAACTGGCGCATATGCTTGGCTTTGCCCCTGTGGCAGACGAGGCCTGGGCTGCCGCATCCATGCTGGCGGCCGCATTGCCTATTGCGCTGGCTGCGGCATATCTTGGCTGGAAGGCGGCGGCGATTCCAGGCCTCACCCTTGCACTCCTACATCTGATGGAGTATTTGTACACAGATATGGGAGTCGAACATCTCATTCATGCGATAGCGATCCTATTCGTGGGGTTCCTGATGAGTTGGGCTGTTGCACACCAGCGCTCGCGTTTTCTGGAGACGCATCGGCTGCTTGACGAAACGACCCGCCTCAATACGCAGTTAGATGCCCAGCGCAAAACGGCGGAGGCTCGGGCGCAGCGCCTGGAAGCCCTGAGAACGATCACGCAGGCTATCGCGTCAAACACAGAGGTGTCGGACGCCATGCGCGCCGCCCTGGAGAGCACCGCAAAGGCTCTCGGAATGGACGGCGGGTTCATCTACCGGTTTTCGCCGGAGACACAGACACTTCTGCTCATGCACTTCTACGGCGTATCTCCGGAAGCACTGGCGCGCATCCGGACTATTGCGCTGGGCGAAGGGTTGGTCGGGCACGTCGCGGCCACCAGGGAGCCTTACAGTATAGAAAACGTTGACACGCATACCGGTCAGGTCAAGCCGCTCCAGAACACACCCCTGGCGACGGGCGTGCGCGCCATTTCCCGCCTCAGTATCCCTCTTGTAACGGCAAGCGCTGAATTGCTGGGGGTCGTGACGCTGCTCAGCGCTCGTCCGCATCCATTCGCCAGCGAAGACATGAGTTTCCTGGAAATGGTGGGAAGCGAAATAGCATCCGCAATAGAACACGCGGGGCTTCTGGAGACGGCCACGCGAGAGGCGCGGCAGGCCGAGGCCCTGAGCCGCGCGAACAGGGAGACCGAGGAGCAAGTGGATGCTTCTCTCGCCAACTGGGCGCTAGAATACGGCCACGATCGCGTGGAGGCCCGTTTTCCCTTCCTGGCAGGCAGCACGAAACGGATACAAACCCTCGCAGACCGTCTCGCCGGAGACCTCTTCCTTTCCGAAGTCCACAGGAATGCGCTGGCGCTCGCGGTGAATTCAAGGGACGCCGGCCTCCTTGCTATTCCCGACGGAATTATCTCCAAGACCGGGCCTCTCACCGCCGAGGAGTGCGTCCAGATGCAGAAGCACCCCCAACTTAGCCTTCGGTTCCTCGCTTGCCTGCACCTGCTACGCAACCCAGCCCCGTCAGATGTCCTGCCGCTCATCGCGCACCACCACGAGCGCTGGGATGGAACGGGCTATCCAGACGGACTGCGCGGAGAGCAAATTCCACTGGGCGCTCGTATCATCGCCGTCACGGAGGCGTATGAAGCGCTGACGCACGACCGTCCCTACCGGCGCTGCTACTCCCATCAAGAGGCCCTGGCTATTCTGCATGAGGGCGCGGGAAGCCAGTGGGACCCGGCGGTCGTCAAGGCCCTGATTGACTCCTTCGGCGCATAG
- a CDS encoding VIT domain-containing protein: MNTIARLLLILLVGLGTLAGPAGPAFAQGFEPPVGVTPVRPLPPQPPMPPIRMPVILPTPEVKYQRVEVSIDGQVATTRIDQLFVNTGSFPVEGVYLFPLPEDAAISSFDMYVDGQRWQGELLPKEKARQIYESIVRQQRDPALLEYVGRSAFQARIFPIPPKGERRIQLEYAQVLPADAGVAHYVYPLKSPRILPREVMEPGPCLGCAPQAFPLPPAPLIRELTIHATLKAAQPIKAIYSPSHEVAVTRASERQADVSYEASNARPDRDFDLYYSFAPGDIGLSLLTYREKGQDGFFLLLIAPPVDAPAKAVDKDVVFVLDISGSMQGQKMEQARAALEYVLDRLNPGDRFNIVVFNSAVSTYADALRPASERSQAVPFVRGLQAAGGTNIHDALQAALGMAPQGGGRPHVVIFLTDGLPTVGVTQPNAIIDGVAQASKKDVRLFTFGVGDDVNAFLLDTIAQRNRGVSDYIRPGQDIQEKLARFYEKTSTPVLTDLKLDTGVVKVEDVYPQPLPDLYAGNQLVVVGRYRSEVAAAIALKGLVNGQEKTYTYAGQSFPSESASAAFLPRLWATRKVGYLLNQIRLNGQSKELVDEVVALATRYAIATPFTSFLVREKDAGVTPPGTPRPLPAQGAPAPAPSLAPQSGAAAVQASQAIEGLRRAQVAGDASAQDQRVAGARVFLLRDGVWMDTSYRQGTPLTDVPFGSEGYFRLLDRYPEAAHYLSVGDRVIVMLGGAAYRVTAEVSSQPTGAATPTATPTATFTPAPTRTPSPTPTVAPTPRIPAGPPPASAAPGLLEVAVRWIADIFHSLFG; the protein is encoded by the coding sequence ATGAACACGATAGCGCGTTTGCTGCTCATTCTCCTCGTTGGACTGGGGACGCTGGCGGGTCCCGCTGGTCCCGCCTTCGCGCAGGGCTTTGAGCCGCCCGTGGGCGTGACGCCCGTGCGTCCGCTTCCGCCGCAGCCGCCCATGCCGCCGATACGCATGCCGGTCATCCTGCCGACGCCGGAGGTCAAGTACCAGCGCGTCGAGGTAAGTATTGACGGCCAGGTCGCCACAACCCGAATTGACCAGCTCTTCGTCAACACCGGCTCCTTTCCCGTGGAGGGGGTCTATCTCTTCCCCCTGCCGGAGGACGCCGCCATCTCCTCGTTCGACATGTACGTGGACGGCCAGCGCTGGCAGGGCGAGCTATTGCCCAAGGAGAAGGCGCGCCAGATATACGAGAGCATCGTCCGACAGCAGCGCGACCCCGCTCTGCTTGAGTACGTGGGCCGCAGTGCGTTCCAGGCGCGCATCTTCCCCATACCGCCGAAGGGGGAGCGCCGCATCCAGCTTGAGTACGCCCAGGTGCTGCCCGCCGACGCGGGCGTGGCGCACTACGTGTACCCGCTGAAGTCGCCGCGCATTCTACCTCGGGAGGTCATGGAGCCGGGGCCCTGTCTGGGCTGCGCTCCGCAGGCTTTCCCCCTGCCACCCGCGCCGCTCATCAGGGAACTGACAATCCATGCGACCCTGAAGGCCGCGCAGCCCATCAAGGCTATCTACTCGCCCAGCCACGAGGTCGCGGTGACGCGGGCGTCCGAGCGGCAGGCGGACGTGAGCTACGAGGCGTCGAACGCGCGCCCGGACAGGGACTTCGACCTGTACTACAGCTTTGCGCCGGGAGATATTGGCCTGAGCCTGCTGACCTACCGCGAGAAGGGACAGGACGGCTTCTTCCTGCTGCTCATCGCGCCGCCGGTGGATGCGCCCGCGAAGGCGGTGGACAAGGACGTCGTCTTCGTCCTGGACATATCGGGAAGCATGCAGGGCCAGAAGATGGAGCAGGCCAGGGCGGCCCTGGAGTACGTGCTCGACAGGCTCAACCCCGGCGACCGCTTCAACATCGTCGTTTTCAACTCGGCGGTGAGCACGTATGCGGACGCCCTGCGGCCCGCAAGCGAGCGGTCACAGGCTGTCCCCTTTGTCCGCGGGCTGCAGGCGGCGGGCGGCACCAACATCCACGACGCGCTGCAGGCGGCCCTGGGCATGGCCCCGCAAGGCGGGGGGCGTCCGCACGTGGTCATCTTCCTGACGGACGGTCTGCCGACCGTGGGCGTCACCCAGCCGAACGCCATCATTGACGGCGTCGCTCAGGCCAGCAAGAAGGACGTGCGCCTGTTCACCTTCGGAGTCGGCGATGACGTGAACGCCTTCCTGCTGGACACTATTGCGCAGCGCAACCGGGGCGTCAGCGATTACATCCGTCCCGGCCAGGATATTCAAGAGAAGCTGGCCCGCTTTTACGAGAAGACCAGCACGCCCGTCCTCACCGATCTGAAGCTGGATACGGGCGTCGTCAAGGTGGAGGACGTGTACCCCCAGCCTCTGCCGGACCTGTATGCAGGAAATCAGCTTGTCGTCGTGGGGCGCTACCGCAGCGAGGTCGCGGCGGCCATCGCGCTCAAGGGTCTGGTCAACGGTCAGGAGAAGACGTACACGTACGCCGGTCAGAGCTTCCCCTCGGAGAGCGCCTCCGCGGCGTTCCTGCCGCGCCTGTGGGCCACGCGCAAGGTCGGCTATCTGCTCAATCAGATACGCCTGAACGGGCAGAGCAAGGAGCTTGTGGACGAGGTGGTCGCCCTGGCGACGCGCTACGCCATTGCGACGCCCTTCACGTCGTTCCTTGTGCGGGAGAAGGACGCCGGCGTGACGCCGCCAGGTACTCCGCGACCGTTGCCCGCGCAGGGCGCGCCCGCGCCAGCGCCATCGCTTGCACCCCAGTCAGGCGCAGCGGCGGTGCAGGCCAGTCAGGCTATCGAGGGGCTCCGACGGGCGCAGGTGGCGGGTGACGCCTCCGCTCAGGATCAGCGGGTGGCGGGCGCCAGGGTCTTCCTGCTGCGGGACGGCGTGTGGATGGACACAAGCTATCGGCAGGGGACGCCGCTGACCGACGTGCCGTTCGGGAGCGAGGGCTACTTCCGGCTGCTCGATCGCTATCCGGAGGCCGCGCACTACCTGTCGGTGGGAGACAGAGTGATCGTGATGTTGGGCGGCGCGGCCTATCGGGTGACGGCGGAGGTCTCCTCTCAGCCCACCGGGGCGGCGACGCCCACCGCAACGCCTACGGCTACGTTCACGCCCGCGCCCACGCGGACGCCGAGTCCGACTCCAACGGTCGCGCCGACGCCCCGCATACCGGCTGGTCCGCCGCCCGCCAGTGCAGCGCCCGGGTTGCTGGAGGTGGCTGTGCGCTGGATTGCAGACATCTTCCACAGCCTCTTCGGCTAA
- a CDS encoding FtsX-like permease family protein: MVKTPRLPSLAYLAFRQSRAHARLVVGVALGMLLAATVLAAIPLYLRAISDLGLAYAIDERGATFLDFEAVSYSRPIARRDYEKALAQVRQAIRSRIGAFQREERRAAYTPNFVMAQRDPQGRETGPGERSPRAFFFFLTDMQRHILLLEGRPPANPPAPGADLEALLGVWAAGDMRLRAGDVVTFHPFVTDPLPSVRVRIAGIIQPRDMKEDFWLGHQEYFVATRDSGGQSRTFALYVPEDQFFSVLNDRFPVLLVNYWWIATVEPSRIKASDASRIRQSITDLEGDLNRALPRTLVFTGLNRLLDDYERKLVFARVPLVIFALLMLGAVVYYLTMTASFLLQRQAPDQAVLRARGASTGQLVGIFALQGAFVAIPSALLGPAYAYLLVAPLGRFSPLAARTDGRWLSLPFAPEMYVWAAAGAAIAWAALLAPAVIAARRTVVDQRQAAARPETRSPVHRAYIDLLLAAVALVMWLDLSQRGSFLAQRLFGQGPLADGVLLLTPVVALAAGLLLALRLLPLLLGVMASLAQRLPSPALLLALRHMAREPLLAAGPLALLALVTALAVFAASFGATLERSYKERAAYAAGADLRVTASAGQADALAQALPQMPSVQASSLVLRETGRVGPGQSAPDYTLLAVEPDKIQQVAWTRPDFSASPLSDQMWLIRAPFGRQTPKTLPGEPQRIGVWVRPDRAYNGLGLSLRLRDAGGDYYTYFLGQLDFDDWRFLEADLVSRGPPFPRYPVSINALYMAGGRFSAIGPTGRVVFDELHVQQASDMPSEVLDSFENPVGWRTLPIGNFIQDQVRATEDARLDKAAIAFAWTTSISSTPRGIFVEDMDLPIPVLASRSFLRASTYRGGEEGLVSIGGQLAPVTVRGTLDYFPTLDPARERFIIADREKLAAYLRAVPGAEPLPPNEAWLALRPGADAQEADRRMSANLPPGFTISSATSSYTVLRNDPLAAAGWRAFLIIAYEAMAALALLSFALYALVYTQRRMTEYAILRASGFSRGQVAATAAVESSIMVTLGLALGIGLGHLTSALVVTYLDVTERGARILPPFIPTVDWVQVGIVAAAAALLVAGATASVVRALIRARLHRVLRAGE, encoded by the coding sequence GTGGTGAAAACGCCGCGCCTGCCCTCTCTGGCCTACCTGGCCTTTCGACAGAGCCGCGCCCATGCCCGGCTGGTCGTGGGCGTCGCCCTGGGCATGCTGCTGGCCGCCACCGTCCTGGCCGCCATCCCGCTTTACCTGCGGGCCATCAGCGACCTGGGCCTGGCGTACGCCATTGACGAGCGCGGCGCCACCTTCCTGGACTTCGAGGCCGTCTCCTACAGCCGGCCCATCGCCCGCCGCGACTACGAGAAGGCGTTGGCCCAGGTGCGCCAGGCCATTCGGTCGCGTATCGGCGCGTTCCAGCGGGAGGAGCGACGCGCGGCCTATACCCCCAACTTCGTCATGGCGCAGCGCGACCCCCAGGGGCGCGAGACCGGCCCGGGCGAGCGCAGCCCCCGCGCCTTTTTTTTCTTCCTGACGGACATGCAGCGCCACATCCTGCTTCTGGAAGGGCGACCACCGGCGAACCCGCCCGCGCCCGGCGCGGACCTGGAGGCGCTGCTGGGCGTGTGGGCGGCCGGCGACATGCGCCTCCGCGCGGGCGATGTGGTCACCTTCCACCCCTTCGTCACGGACCCCCTGCCGAGCGTCCGGGTGCGGATAGCGGGCATCATCCAGCCGCGCGATATGAAGGAGGACTTCTGGCTGGGGCACCAGGAGTACTTCGTCGCCACTCGAGACTCGGGCGGACAATCGCGGACGTTCGCGCTCTACGTGCCAGAGGACCAGTTCTTCTCCGTGCTGAACGACCGCTTCCCGGTGCTGCTGGTCAACTACTGGTGGATCGCCACCGTCGAGCCGTCCAGAATCAAGGCGTCGGACGCCTCCCGCATCCGGCAGTCCATCACGGACCTGGAGGGAGACCTGAATCGCGCGCTCCCGCGCACCCTGGTGTTCACCGGCCTCAATCGGCTCCTGGATGACTACGAGCGCAAGCTGGTTTTCGCGCGCGTCCCGCTCGTCATTTTCGCCCTGCTGATGCTGGGAGCGGTCGTCTATTACCTGACGATGACCGCGTCCTTCCTGCTCCAGCGCCAGGCGCCCGACCAAGCGGTCCTGCGCGCCCGCGGCGCGAGCACCGGGCAACTGGTGGGAATCTTTGCGCTCCAGGGAGCGTTCGTCGCCATACCCTCCGCCCTGCTGGGGCCGGCGTACGCATACCTGCTCGTCGCGCCGCTGGGCCGGTTCAGCCCGCTGGCGGCGCGCACGGACGGACGGTGGCTCTCCCTGCCCTTCGCGCCCGAAATGTACGTGTGGGCGGCGGCGGGAGCGGCCATCGCATGGGCGGCCCTGCTGGCGCCCGCCGTCATCGCCGCGCGGCGCACCGTCGTGGACCAGCGCCAGGCCGCCGCCCGGCCCGAGACTCGCTCACCCGTGCACCGCGCCTACATAGACCTGCTGCTGGCCGCCGTGGCGCTGGTGATGTGGCTGGACCTGTCCCAGCGCGGCTCCTTCCTCGCCCAGCGCCTCTTCGGCCAGGGCCCGCTCGCCGACGGCGTGCTGCTCCTTACCCCCGTCGTCGCCCTCGCCGCCGGCCTCCTCCTGGCCCTGCGCCTGCTGCCGCTGCTGCTTGGCGTCATGGCGTCCCTCGCCCAGCGTTTGCCGTCGCCCGCTCTGCTTCTGGCCCTGCGCCACATGGCCCGCGAGCCGCTGCTGGCCGCGGGGCCTCTCGCTCTGCTGGCCCTGGTCACCGCGCTGGCCGTCTTCGCCGCATCCTTCGGCGCCACGCTGGAGCGCTCCTACAAAGAACGCGCGGCTTACGCGGCCGGCGCCGACCTCCGCGTGACCGCCTCCGCGGGCCAGGCCGACGCCCTTGCGCAGGCCCTGCCGCAAATGCCGTCCGTCCAGGCGTCCAGCCTCGTTCTGAGGGAGACGGGCCGCGTAGGCCCGGGCCAGAGCGCCCCCGACTACACGCTGCTGGCGGTGGAGCCGGACAAGATTCAGCAGGTAGCGTGGACGCGCCCGGACTTCTCCGCGAGTCCCCTCTCCGACCAGATGTGGCTTATCCGAGCGCCATTCGGGCGGCAGACGCCCAAGACGCTGCCCGGCGAGCCCCAGCGCATCGGCGTGTGGGTGCGACCGGACCGCGCCTACAACGGCCTGGGCCTGTCGCTGCGGCTGCGGGACGCGGGCGGGGACTACTACACGTACTTCCTGGGCCAGTTGGACTTTGACGACTGGCGGTTCCTGGAAGCCGACCTGGTGTCGCGCGGGCCGCCGTTCCCGCGCTACCCCGTATCCATCAACGCCCTCTACATGGCGGGTGGCCGCTTCAGCGCCATTGGCCCAACAGGCCGGGTCGTCTTCGACGAACTGCATGTGCAGCAGGCATCTGACATGCCCTCCGAGGTACTGGACAGCTTCGAGAACCCGGTCGGCTGGAGAACGCTGCCCATCGGAAACTTCATCCAGGACCAGGTGCGGGCCACGGAGGACGCCCGCCTTGACAAGGCGGCCATCGCCTTCGCCTGGACGACGTCCATCAGCAGCACGCCGCGCGGCATTTTCGTCGAGGACATGGACCTGCCAATCCCCGTCCTGGCCAGCCGCTCCTTCCTGCGCGCTTCCACCTACCGCGGCGGCGAGGAGGGCCTGGTGAGCATTGGCGGACAACTGGCGCCCGTAACAGTGCGCGGAACGCTGGACTACTTCCCCACGCTCGACCCAGCCCGCGAGCGCTTCATCATCGCCGACAGGGAGAAGCTGGCGGCCTACCTGCGGGCCGTCCCGGGCGCCGAGCCTCTGCCGCCCAACGAGGCCTGGCTGGCGCTGCGCCCCGGCGCCGACGCCCAGGAAGCGGACCGCCGCATGAGCGCCAATCTGCCGCCGGGCTTTACCATTTCGTCCGCCACCAGCTCCTACACCGTGCTGCGGAACGATCCCCTGGCCGCGGCGGGCTGGCGCGCATTCCTGATCATCGCTTACGAGGCGATGGCCGCGCTGGCGCTGCTGAGCTTTGCGCTGTACGCCCTGGTGTACACCCAGCGCCGCATGACGGAGTACGCCATCCTGCGGGCCTCCGGCTTCTCCCGAGGACAGGTGGCCGCAACCGCCGCCGTGGAGAGCAGCATTATGGTGACGCTGGGGCTAGCCCTGGGCATCGGCCTGGGACACCTGACCAGCGCGCTGGTGGTGACCTACCTGGATGTCACCGAGCGCGGCGCGCGCATCCTGCCGCCTTTCATCCCCACGGTGGACTGGGTACAGGTGGGCATAGTGGCGGCGGCAGCGGCGTTACTGGTGGCCGGGGCAACGGCGTCCGTGGTGCGCGCTCTGATACGCGCGCGGCTCCACCGGGTGCTCCGGGCGGGTGAGTAG
- a CDS encoding ABC transporter permease has protein sequence MSTVSFVLGFLARRMRAQWPLALAILMGCLVVITAMAGAVLYPDAVDQVGLQHTLAQRKPEDLHIQVSAYYFPPQRDAFNQTSRLVESALRRDVPWFYSGAVRSGISATFYVSQPDASAPPDQRPRATVAYIAEPTRYIRVIRGAAPEVVRAPARRGEPSPSVEGEVQALAFQDAAGRFGLDAGSEVTLLPTWGSNEPPLRVRITGIAERQSPTDPFWTSAAASAALQPQASYPHLALLTPQDTFFDTLGPSYPDMTADYWWFLPVDRAQVRPASAPRIRDGLETLNTELSVRVRRSRVVTSLDRALTDYSTKREFARVPLALFAALVVGAAMFYLILAASVFLERQSAEMALLRSRGAGIGQLMALLAAQAAIIVLPAGLLGPPLALALVSVLGMAGPLAEQTGGQPLPVAMSSQVLTVAEVGAALVFMVVLIPGISAARRTAPSLRAAQTRPGGRFIHHISLDLLLAAVALVLWLDLSQRGSFLARRLFGQGPVADALLLLAPALALAAALALALRLLPVLLSALASLAQRLQSPALLLALRHMAREPLLAAGPLALLALAAAMLVFAASFGATLERSYRDRAAYEAGADLRVVGLRGPSSGPSQPIMADMERLDGAEATSPALRERGAVLSGGLGASFNILGVDPQSFASAAYFRTDFSPSSLQETLAPLAAAPTVQGRSLPQDARRLGLWVRPAVARADLSLFVRLSDANGHIFSFPLGSLGFRDWRFLDTDMTPRQREDARRPPLTPVQPLSLQAIYIAALREPGLAEPGALFLDDLRVTTGDGQELVVERFEDVSPWRTLENPSVPQKDTLTGAESVVREGRAAALLTWGPGSPIYARGIYLGGDEAPLPVVASDTFLRSTGFRVGDEPVLAIRDAPIRARIVGRTLLFPTMYPGEDGFLVAGLAPLVERMNMKTTSGEAQPDELWVRASDPARVRASLQALRQSGKAEFSDIREREKLVTSYRADPLIVAGWAGMLVIAFAAVLLIGATGFVIYAAATAERRSTLFGVLRALGFSPGQVRAMVWVDHGLVGLLGVALGTALGAGLGSFFLRFMEVTERGEQVVPPFVLQVDWAALGAAYVILGAVIGTAVGVASAAFMRQAVGRALRWTGG, from the coding sequence ATGTCCACCGTAAGCTTTGTGCTGGGCTTCCTCGCCAGGCGCATGCGCGCCCAGTGGCCTCTGGCCCTGGCCATCCTCATGGGCTGCCTCGTCGTGATCACGGCTATGGCCGGGGCCGTCCTCTACCCGGACGCGGTGGACCAGGTGGGACTGCAGCATACCCTGGCCCAGCGCAAGCCGGAGGACCTTCACATCCAGGTCAGCGCCTACTACTTCCCGCCCCAGCGCGACGCCTTCAATCAGACCAGCCGCCTGGTGGAAAGCGCCCTTCGCCGGGACGTCCCGTGGTTCTATTCAGGCGCCGTCCGCTCTGGAATCTCCGCTACCTTCTACGTGTCCCAGCCCGACGCCTCCGCGCCCCCGGACCAGAGGCCACGCGCCACTGTCGCGTACATAGCCGAGCCGACGCGCTACATCAGGGTCATCCGCGGCGCGGCGCCGGAGGTCGTCCGCGCCCCAGCCCGCCGCGGTGAGCCGAGCCCTTCCGTTGAAGGGGAGGTGCAAGCCCTGGCGTTCCAGGATGCAGCGGGGCGTTTCGGCCTGGACGCAGGGTCCGAGGTGACGCTGCTGCCCACCTGGGGATCGAACGAGCCGCCGCTGCGCGTCCGCATCACGGGCATCGCCGAGCGGCAGTCGCCCACGGACCCGTTCTGGACAAGCGCCGCGGCGAGCGCGGCGCTCCAGCCCCAGGCAAGCTACCCGCACCTGGCGCTGCTGACGCCGCAGGACACGTTCTTTGACACACTGGGGCCGAGCTATCCGGACATGACCGCCGACTACTGGTGGTTCCTGCCCGTGGACAGGGCGCAGGTGCGCCCGGCCAGCGCCCCGCGCATCCGCGACGGCCTGGAGACCCTGAACACGGAGTTGTCCGTGCGGGTGCGCCGCTCGCGGGTGGTTACGTCGCTGGACCGCGCCCTGACCGACTATTCCACCAAGCGGGAGTTCGCGCGCGTGCCGCTTGCCCTGTTCGCGGCGCTCGTCGTGGGCGCAGCCATGTTCTACCTGATTCTGGCGGCGTCCGTCTTCCTGGAGCGCCAGTCCGCCGAGATGGCCCTGCTCCGCTCGCGCGGCGCGGGCATCGGGCAGCTCATGGCGCTGCTGGCCGCGCAGGCCGCGATTATCGTCCTGCCCGCCGGACTGCTGGGGCCGCCCCTGGCGCTGGCCCTTGTGTCGGTGCTGGGCATGGCCGGCCCCCTGGCGGAGCAGACGGGAGGACAGCCGCTGCCCGTCGCCATGTCGTCCCAGGTACTGACAGTGGCCGAGGTGGGCGCAGCCCTGGTGTTCATGGTCGTGCTCATCCCTGGCATCAGCGCCGCGCGTCGCACCGCGCCCTCCCTGCGCGCCGCCCAGACCAGGCCGGGCGGCCGGTTCATCCATCACATATCCCTGGACCTGCTGCTGGCCGCCGTCGCGCTGGTGCTGTGGCTGGACCTCTCGCAGCGCGGCTCCTTCCTGGCCCGCCGCCTGTTCGGCCAGGGCCCCGTGGCCGACGCGCTGCTGCTTCTGGCGCCCGCCCTCGCCCTGGCGGCGGCGCTGGCGCTGGCCCTTCGACTCCTGCCGGTGCTGCTCAGCGCCCTGGCGTCCCTCGCCCAGCGCCTGCAGTCGCCCGCACTGCTCCTGGCCCTGCGCCACATGGCCCGCGAGCCGCTTCTGGCCGCGGGGCCTCTGGCGCTGCTGGCCCTGGCCGCCGCCATGCTGGTGTTCGCCGCGTCCTTCGGCGCAACGCTGGAGCGCTCGTACCGCGACCGTGCCGCGTACGAGGCCGGCGCCGACCTCCGCGTCGTCGGCCTGCGTGGCCCCTCCAGCGGCCCGTCGCAGCCGATTATGGCCGACATGGAACGTCTGGATGGCGCGGAGGCCACCTCCCCCGCCCTGCGCGAGCGGGGCGCCGTCCTGTCGGGTGGACTGGGCGCGTCGTTCAACATCCTCGGCGTGGACCCGCAGAGCTTTGCGAGCGCGGCGTACTTCCGGACTGACTTCTCGCCCTCCTCCCTGCAAGAGACCCTTGCCCCACTGGCGGCTGCGCCCACCGTGCAGGGGCGTTCGCTCCCGCAGGACGCGCGACGCCTGGGGCTGTGGGTGCGGCCCGCCGTGGCGCGAGCCGACCTCTCGCTATTCGTCCGCCTGTCCGACGCCAACGGCCACATCTTCAGCTTCCCGCTGGGCAGCTTGGGCTTCCGCGATTGGCGCTTCCTGGATACGGACATGACTCCCCGCCAGAGAGAGGATGCACGCCGTCCGCCACTGACGCCCGTGCAGCCCCTGTCGCTTCAGGCTATCTACATCGCAGCGCTGCGGGAGCCAGGGCTGGCCGAGCCGGGCGCCCTGTTCCTGGACGACCTGCGCGTCACAACGGGCGACGGGCAGGAGCTTGTGGTGGAGAGATTTGAGGATGTCTCACCCTGGCGGACGCTGGAGAACCCGAGCGTCCCGCAGAAGGACACCCTCACCGGCGCCGAGTCCGTCGTCCGCGAAGGGCGGGCCGCCGCCCTGCTGACGTGGGGGCCGGGCAGCCCCATATACGCCCGCGGCATCTACCTCGGCGGGGACGAGGCCCCTCTGCCGGTGGTCGCCAGCGACACCTTCCTGCGCAGCACAGGCTTCCGCGTCGGCGACGAGCCTGTCCTGGCGATCCGCGACGCTCCCATCCGCGCGCGCATCGTCGGGCGGACGCTCCTCTTCCCCACCATGTACCCGGGAGAGGACGGCTTCCTGGTGGCGGGACTCGCGCCGCTGGTGGAGCGGATGAACATGAAGACCACGAGCGGGGAGGCCCAGCCCGACGAGTTATGGGTGCGCGCATCAGACCCGGCCCGCGTCCGGGCATCTCTTCAGGCGCTGCGCCAGAGCGGCAAGGCGGAGTTCAGCGACATCAGAGAGAGAGAGAAGCTCGTGACCTCGTACAGAGCGGACCCGCTCATTGTCGCGGGATGGGCAGGCATGCTGGTCATCGCCTTCGCGGCGGTGCTGCTCATCGGCGCCACGGGCTTCGTCATCTACGCGGCGGCCACGGCGGAGCGTCGGAGCACCCTCTTCGGCGTGCTGCGCGCCCTGGGCTTCAGCCCCGGGCAGGTCCGCGCCATGGTCTGGGTGGACCACGGCCTGGTGGGCCTGCTGGGCGTGGCGCTCGGCACAGCGCTGGGCGCGGGCCTCGGCAGCTTCTTCCTGCGATTCATGGAGGTGACGGAGCGCGGCGAGCAGGTGGTGCCGCCCTTCGTCCTTCAAGTGGACTGGGCGGCCCTGGGCGCCGCCTATGTTATACTCGGGGCGGTCATAGGAACAGCCGTAGGCGTGGCCTCCGCGGCCTTCATGCGACAGGCCGTGGGACGCGCCCTCCGCTGGACCGGGGGATAG